In Massilia antarctica, the following are encoded in one genomic region:
- a CDS encoding metallophosphoesterase, with the protein MPARAIFIVLALLSMLHVYIGMRLVPAIDPGRLGVALAVILLAVSTLLMPAGLLSVRFKRWRWADQLAWAGMLTMGFFSSLLVLTLARDLGLLALGMAGAASSAVVRGTAIAVPLVALGVTLVGLVNARRVARVVEVDVPIAGLPAALHGYSIVQISDVHVGPTIKRGYLNAIVTKVNALKPDAIAITGDLVDGSVHRLRTHTEPLARLSARDGTFFVTGNHEYYSGANEWIAEMRRLGLTVLMNQHVVCERGDAALMIAGVTDFTAHHFDESHRSNPRAAAAGAPEHVTVRILLAHQPRSAPAAADAGFHLQLSGHTHGGQFFPWNLFVPLQQPFTAGLNRMRELWVYTSRGTGYWGPPKRFGAPSEITRVRLVAA; encoded by the coding sequence ATGCCCGCGCGCGCCATCTTCATCGTCCTGGCCCTTCTGTCAATGTTGCATGTGTATATAGGCATGCGGCTGGTGCCGGCCATCGATCCCGGGCGGCTGGGGGTGGCCCTGGCGGTCATCTTGCTGGCCGTGTCCACCCTGCTGATGCCGGCCGGCCTGCTGTCGGTGCGTTTCAAGCGCTGGCGCTGGGCCGACCAGCTGGCGTGGGCAGGGATGCTGACAATGGGCTTCTTTTCCTCGCTGCTGGTGCTCACCCTGGCGCGCGACCTGGGCTTGCTGGCGCTTGGCATGGCCGGCGCCGCCAGCTCCGCCGTCGTGAGGGGCACGGCCATCGCGGTGCCGCTGGTGGCGCTGGGCGTGACCCTGGTTGGCCTGGTCAATGCCCGCCGCGTGGCGCGCGTGGTCGAGGTGGACGTGCCGATCGCCGGCTTGCCGGCCGCGCTGCACGGCTACTCCATCGTGCAGATCTCCGACGTGCACGTGGGGCCGACCATCAAGCGCGGCTACCTGAACGCCATCGTCACCAAGGTCAACGCGCTCAAGCCGGACGCCATCGCCATCACGGGCGACCTGGTCGACGGCAGCGTGCACCGCCTGCGCACTCATACCGAGCCGCTGGCGCGCCTGTCGGCCCGTGACGGCACTTTTTTCGTCACCGGCAACCACGAATACTATTCCGGGGCCAATGAGTGGATCGCCGAGATGCGCCGCCTCGGGCTGACGGTGCTGATGAACCAGCACGTGGTGTGCGAGCGCGGCGACGCGGCCCTGATGATCGCCGGCGTGACCGACTTCACCGCGCACCACTTCGACGAATCGCATCGCAGCAATCCGCGTGCGGCGGCGGCCGGCGCGCCGGAGCACGTGACCGTGCGCATCCTGCTGGCGCACCAGCCGCGCAGCGCCCCCGCCGCGGCGGATGCGGGTTTTCACCTGCAGCTCTCGGGCCACACGCACGGCGGCCAGTTCTTCCCGTGGAATCTGTTCGTGCCCTTGCAGCAGCCGTTTACCGCGGGCCTGAACCGCATGCGCGAGCTGTGGGTCTACACCAGCCGCGGCACCGGCTACTGGGGGCCGCCCAAGCGCTTCGGGGCGCCGTCCGAAATCACGCGCGTGCGCCTGGTGGCGGCGTAA
- a CDS encoding M20/M25/M40 family metallo-hydrolase: MSRTFHQPVLSLLAASMFSGGALAAAPGNDPAALAKIRDTALKSDWAYERLADMTDLIGPRLSGSAGAAAAVTQVADTMRKLGATVTLQPVKVAHWVRGEEKGELVDYRGRPAGVTQRVVLTTLGGSSATPAAGLVAPLIVVRSFDELKARAAEVKGRIVLFDVPFDQGMADRGQASQAYRQGSKYRTLGPRMAAEMGAAAALVRSVGGADFRLPHTGNSGMQDGARIPAAAVSTEDALLMVRLAARGPLTMRLTLSPQTLPDADSFNVIADWPGTDKADEIVVVSGHLDSWDLATGANDDGTGVASAMGVIETLKKLDYRPRRTIRVIAWANEENGARGGLAYFDANKAAVGKQIAAIESDSGAGRPFGLRASVIARDVAQFAPLQAVLEPMGAGAFQRTDVLGATDLHELELAGVPTFAPLLDTSTYFHYHHTAADTLDKVDPENLRRHVALMAATTWFLANTDKPVARWVDLLKE, translated from the coding sequence ATGTCACGCACGTTCCACCAGCCTGTGTTATCCCTTCTTGCCGCCAGCATGTTCAGTGGCGGCGCGCTTGCCGCCGCTCCCGGCAACGACCCCGCCGCCCTGGCGAAAATCCGCGATACCGCGCTCAAAAGCGACTGGGCCTACGAGCGCCTGGCCGACATGACGGACCTGATCGGGCCGCGCCTGTCCGGGTCGGCCGGCGCCGCCGCCGCCGTCACCCAGGTGGCCGACACAATGCGCAAGCTGGGCGCCACGGTGACCCTGCAGCCGGTCAAGGTCGCGCACTGGGTGCGTGGCGAAGAAAAGGGCGAGCTGGTGGACTATCGCGGACGGCCGGCCGGCGTGACCCAGCGCGTGGTCCTCACGACACTGGGCGGCTCCTCGGCCACGCCGGCGGCGGGGCTGGTGGCGCCGCTGATCGTGGTGCGTAGTTTCGATGAACTCAAGGCCCGCGCGGCCGAGGTGAAGGGGCGCATCGTGCTGTTTGACGTGCCATTCGACCAGGGCATGGCCGATCGCGGCCAGGCCTCGCAAGCTTACCGCCAGGGCTCGAAATACCGGACCCTCGGGCCGCGCATGGCGGCCGAGATGGGCGCGGCCGCGGCGCTGGTGCGTTCGGTCGGCGGCGCCGACTTCCGCCTGCCGCATACCGGCAACAGCGGCATGCAGGACGGCGCGCGCATTCCTGCGGCGGCGGTGAGCACCGAGGACGCGCTGCTGATGGTGCGCCTGGCCGCGCGCGGCCCGCTGACCATGCGCCTGACCTTGTCTCCGCAAACCCTGCCCGACGCCGACAGTTTCAATGTCATCGCCGACTGGCCGGGCACCGACAAGGCCGATGAAATCGTGGTCGTCTCCGGCCACCTCGACTCCTGGGACCTGGCCACCGGCGCCAACGACGACGGCACCGGCGTGGCCAGCGCGATGGGCGTGATCGAGACGCTCAAGAAGCTCGACTACCGGCCGCGCCGCACCATCCGCGTGATCGCCTGGGCCAACGAGGAAAACGGCGCGCGCGGCGGGCTGGCCTATTTCGATGCAAACAAGGCGGCCGTGGGCAAGCAGATCGCCGCGATCGAAAGCGACAGCGGGGCAGGGCGTCCGTTCGGGCTGCGCGCCAGCGTGATCGCACGCGATGTGGCGCAGTTCGCGCCGCTCCAGGCCGTGCTCGAACCGATGGGCGCCGGCGCTTTCCAGCGCACCGATGTCCTCGGCGCGACCGACCTGCACGAACTCGAACTGGCCGGCGTGCCGACCTTTGCGCCCCTGCTCGATACGTCGACCTACTTCCATTATCATCACACCGCCGCCGATACGCTCGACAAGGTCGATCCGGAAAACCTGCGCCGTCACGTGGCGCTGATGGCGGCCACTACCTGGTTCCTGGCCAATACCGACAAGCCGGTGGCGCGCTGGGTCGACCTGCTCAAGGAGTAG
- a CDS encoding MBL fold metallo-hydrolase — MQAQIQAFFDDGTATITYVVFAGPGTPCAIIDPVLDFDSRSGRTATTSADRIIDFVRANALKVAWLLETHAHADHLSAAPYLAAQLGGRTGIGAGIRTVQKAFSALFGDPGDTTRFDHLFGPDETFAIGALQACALHVPGHTPADMAYVVGDAVFVGDTLFMPDVGTARCDFPGGSAAQLYRSVQRLLALPPATRLFMCHDYPPGARAPAWQSTVAEQRAHNIHVHDGVSEADFVVMRNARDTTLAMPTLILPAIQVNLRAGQLPPPEANGVRYLKIPLNAL; from the coding sequence ATGCAAGCACAGATCCAGGCTTTTTTCGACGACGGCACCGCCACCATTACCTATGTGGTGTTCGCCGGCCCGGGCACGCCCTGCGCGATCATCGACCCGGTGCTCGATTTCGATTCCCGCTCTGGACGCACCGCTACCACCTCGGCCGACCGCATCATCGATTTCGTGCGCGCCAACGCGCTCAAGGTCGCCTGGCTGCTCGAAACCCACGCCCATGCCGACCACCTGTCGGCGGCACCTTACCTGGCCGCGCAACTGGGCGGGCGCACCGGCATCGGCGCCGGCATCCGCACCGTGCAGAAGGCGTTTTCCGCGCTGTTCGGCGATCCGGGCGACACCACCCGGTTCGACCACCTGTTCGGGCCCGACGAAACGTTCGCCATCGGCGCCCTGCAGGCATGCGCGCTGCACGTGCCGGGGCACACGCCGGCTGACATGGCGTACGTGGTGGGCGATGCCGTTTTTGTGGGCGATACCCTGTTCATGCCCGACGTCGGCACGGCGCGCTGCGACTTCCCCGGCGGCAGCGCGGCGCAGCTATACCGGTCGGTGCAGCGCCTGCTCGCGCTGCCGCCCGCCACGCGCCTGTTCATGTGCCACGACTATCCGCCCGGCGCGCGCGCACCGGCGTGGCAGAGCACCGTGGCCGAGCAGCGCGCTCACAACATCCATGTGCACGATGGCGTGAGCGAGGCCGATTTCGTGGTCATGCGCAACGCACGCGACACAACGCTTGCCATGCCGACCCTGATCCTGCCCGCGATCCAGGTCAACCTGCGGGCTGGCCAACTGCCGCCGCCCGAGGCGAACGGCGTGCGCTACCTGAAGATCCCGCTCAACGCCTTGTGA
- a CDS encoding Thivi_2564 family membrane protein has translation MNIIISLIVYLVVFGLIWWLVSMLPLPAPVAQIVRVLFIILLILIVLSVFGIIPGNYLPRLNF, from the coding sequence ATGAATATCATCATCAGTCTCATCGTCTACCTGGTCGTCTTCGGGCTGATCTGGTGGCTCGTCAGCATGCTGCCGCTGCCGGCACCCGTGGCGCAGATCGTCCGCGTACTGTTCATCATTCTCCTGATTCTGATCGTCCTGTCGGTCTTCGGCATCATTCCGGGTAACTACCTGCCGCGACTGAATTTTTAG
- a CDS encoding DUF1566 domain-containing protein has translation MRDYMNVKYTLPAGEHYAGLILGKNNCRDHHLVLLPDELEEVPWGLARDWAAQCGGELPTRRELALLYANLREHFQRMWYWSCETQEPRAHLVWGQNFTSGIQTMYGRPFRGRARAIRRVLID, from the coding sequence ATGCGCGACTACATGAATGTCAAATACACCCTTCCCGCCGGCGAGCACTATGCCGGCCTGATTCTTGGAAAAAACAACTGCCGGGACCACCATCTGGTGTTGCTGCCGGACGAGCTGGAAGAGGTTCCGTGGGGACTTGCGCGCGACTGGGCGGCGCAGTGCGGGGGCGAATTGCCGACCCGGCGCGAGCTGGCGCTGTTGTACGCCAACCTGCGCGAACACTTCCAGCGCATGTGGTACTGGTCGTGCGAAACGCAGGAACCGCGCGCCCACCTGGTGTGGGGGCAAAACTTCACCAGCGGCATCCAGACCATGTACGGGCGGCCCTTTCGCGGCCGCGCGCGCGCCATCCGCCGCGTGCTCATCGATTGA
- a CDS encoding DUF1565 domain-containing protein, with protein sequence MNKFVTFASDIRVSALLCSSMTVLLTACGGGAGEQGLSQAKQQTQTAGYIVSNETTAAATAPADALMAIRADGDQAKPAALAPQETGADAANSSASTYTEKDFALTGYGAGDAMPAGTSATAYGASDAAAVAAATAPQGSAPDAAARAAPVIPSTTYTFYVAPNGNDSNAGTAEAPFKTLARAARASKASTTVFVAPGTYPGGIKTTVSGSEGGRIYFVSTTKWGAKIVAAGSSGKSGWDNRGSYVDIVGFEVDGSGGKWTGGASITAAPTT encoded by the coding sequence ATGAATAAATTTGTCACTTTTGCTTCGGATATCCGTGTTAGTGCGTTGCTGTGCAGCAGCATGACGGTCTTGCTGACCGCGTGCGGCGGTGGCGCCGGCGAACAGGGATTGTCCCAGGCTAAGCAGCAAACGCAGACGGCCGGCTATATCGTCAGCAACGAAACGACCGCTGCCGCAACGGCGCCGGCCGATGCGCTGATGGCGATCCGCGCCGATGGCGACCAGGCTAAACCCGCCGCCCTTGCTCCGCAGGAGACTGGCGCCGACGCCGCGAACAGCAGCGCAAGCACGTACACCGAGAAAGATTTTGCCCTGACCGGCTATGGCGCCGGCGATGCCATGCCAGCCGGGACCAGCGCGACGGCATACGGCGCCAGCGATGCAGCCGCCGTGGCGGCCGCCACTGCCCCGCAAGGATCGGCGCCGGACGCGGCGGCGCGGGCCGCACCGGTCATTCCATCGACCACCTACACGTTTTATGTTGCGCCGAACGGCAATGACAGCAATGCCGGCACGGCCGAGGCACCGTTCAAGACCCTGGCGCGCGCCGCACGCGCAAGCAAAGCGAGCACCACCGTGTTCGTCGCGCCCGGAACCTATCCCGGCGGCATCAAGACCACCGTCAGCGGTTCCGAGGGCGGGCGGATCTATTTCGTGTCGACCACGAAGTGGGGTGCGAAGATCGTCGCTGCCGGTTCCAGCGGCAAGAGCGGCTGGGATAACCGCGGCAGTTACGTGGACATCGTCGGCTTCGAGGTCGACGGCAGCGGCGGCAAGTGGACTGGCGGCGCATCTATAACGGCGGCTCCTACGACATGA
- a CDS encoding choice-of-anchor Q domain-containing protein: MDWRRIYNGGSYDMIRANYVHHVAKGVGCTSAGGSAIGVDSYYKGVKSDVIGNLVHDIGPAGCRFVQGIYVSTSGSVKNNVVYRVAEGAIHLWHDANHVIIANNTVTTSNTGIIVGGGDFYHTKGPNDYTLVYSNIVYDNKMGVSEQGKTGKNNVYLNNLVFQNSTYNWRLNNGLTHAETVASDPLFVSYTRTGTPDLRLSSSSPAIGRGTPTEALDYDFLDNPRNADTGFDIGAYQH; encoded by the coding sequence GTGGACTGGCGGCGCATCTATAACGGCGGCTCCTACGACATGATCCGCGCCAATTACGTGCATCACGTCGCCAAGGGCGTCGGCTGCACCAGCGCCGGCGGCTCGGCTATCGGCGTGGACAGCTACTACAAGGGCGTCAAGTCCGACGTGATCGGCAACCTCGTGCACGACATCGGCCCCGCCGGCTGCCGCTTTGTCCAGGGAATTTACGTCAGTACTTCCGGCAGCGTGAAAAACAATGTGGTGTACCGGGTGGCGGAAGGGGCGATCCACCTGTGGCACGACGCCAACCACGTGATCATCGCCAACAACACGGTGACGACCTCGAACACCGGCATTATTGTCGGCGGCGGCGACTTCTATCACACCAAGGGGCCAAACGATTACACGCTCGTTTACAGCAACATCGTGTACGACAACAAGATGGGCGTGTCGGAGCAGGGCAAGACGGGCAAGAACAATGTCTACCTCAACAACCTGGTGTTCCAGAACTCGACCTACAACTGGAGGCTCAACAACGGCCTGACGCACGCCGAGACCGTCGCCTCCGATCCCTTGTTCGTGTCCTACACCAGGACCGGTACGCCGGACCTGCGCCTGAGCAGCAGCTCGCCGGCGATCGGACGCGGCACGCCGACCGAAGCGCTCGACTACGACTTCCTCGACAATCCGCGCAATGCGGATACCGGTTTCGACATCGGCGCGTATCAGCACTAA
- a CDS encoding PQQ-dependent sugar dehydrogenase has product MLRTTMSACLSVALMTLALPAALAQLPTSDAPPAAKGWRAETVAEGLSHPWSMAWLPDGRLLVTTREGKLHLLKGKRFEPVALEGLPPVLTTGQGGLLDIAIHPGDKKNPRIYMTMATGTDEANRTTLVQGVFDGKRVHGIKTLFRAQPDKSGGEHFGSRLLWQKDGSLLMSVGDGGNPPQQVGGMLARDQAQNLGSDNGSILRLTDAGKAAPGNPLAARPGALPEIWTYGHRNIQGMALDADGRVWATEHGPRGGDELNLIEAGQNYGWPMQSYGRDYRTGEPVGQLVVPGMTQAKIAWVPSPGASGLTQYSGSQFPQWRGSLFSGGLASKDVRRIVLDKDGNVVSQERLEIGKRVRDVRQGPDGHLYLITDEDNGQLLRIMAQ; this is encoded by the coding sequence ATGTTGCGAACAACGATGTCCGCTTGCCTGAGCGTTGCGCTGATGACCCTTGCGCTGCCTGCCGCGCTGGCCCAGCTACCGACCAGCGATGCGCCACCGGCCGCCAAAGGCTGGCGCGCGGAAACGGTCGCCGAAGGTCTGTCCCATCCGTGGTCGATGGCGTGGTTGCCGGACGGGCGCTTGCTGGTCACCACCAGGGAAGGCAAGCTGCATCTGCTCAAGGGCAAGCGCTTCGAGCCAGTCGCGCTGGAGGGTTTGCCGCCGGTGTTGACGACCGGGCAGGGCGGCCTGCTCGACATTGCCATCCATCCGGGCGACAAGAAAAATCCGCGCATTTACATGACGATGGCCACCGGCACCGATGAGGCCAACCGCACCACCCTGGTCCAGGGCGTGTTCGACGGCAAGCGGGTGCATGGCATCAAGACCTTGTTCCGCGCCCAGCCCGACAAGAGCGGCGGCGAGCATTTCGGTTCACGCCTGCTGTGGCAAAAGGATGGCAGCTTGTTGATGAGCGTCGGCGACGGCGGCAATCCACCCCAGCAGGTGGGCGGCATGCTGGCGCGCGACCAGGCGCAGAACCTGGGCAGCGATAACGGGTCCATCCTGCGCCTGACCGATGCCGGCAAGGCCGCGCCCGGCAATCCGCTGGCGGCGCGCCCGGGAGCGCTGCCGGAAATCTGGACTTACGGCCACCGTAACATCCAGGGCATGGCGCTCGATGCCGACGGCCGCGTGTGGGCCACCGAACACGGTCCGCGCGGCGGCGATGAACTTAATCTGATCGAAGCGGGTCAAAACTATGGATGGCCCATGCAAAGTTACGGGCGCGATTACCGTACGGGCGAACCGGTCGGCCAACTGGTCGTGCCCGGCATGACGCAAGCGAAGATTGCATGGGTGCCTTCACCGGGCGCGTCCGGCCTGACGCAATACAGCGGCAGCCAGTTTCCGCAATGGCGCGGCAGTCTGTTCAGCGGCGGGCTGGCGAGCAAGGATGTGCGGCGCATCGTGCTCGACAAGGACGGCAATGTGGTGTCGCAGGAGCGGCTGGAGATCGGCAAGCGCGTGCGCGATGTGCGACAGGGGCCTGACGGGCATCTGTACCTGATTACCGATGAAGACAACGGCCAGTTGCTGCGCATCATGGCGCAGTAG
- a CDS encoding PEP-CTERM sorting domain-containing protein: MSYFSRLVARTAALTGLLAPGAVGAIPIASPGTEGLPVLAANAGAIVATYQGSSANYNNDLYLFTDDGVDDNDVFMFGNRGTPVGHIFNLGRFVPGRELMFRLHVNTTGRDFFSGGASRNPDRHSHARVQQDWTPGSALVSFEDLRGGPYQFNDLSFSLSNAATTVPTIPVPVPVPAPASLGLIGIGIAGLLAARRRLMRASKPLGNLAGGIAVQQIITSVETCHVQHS, encoded by the coding sequence ATGAGCTATTTTTCTCGACTAGTGGCCCGCACCGCGGCGTTGACCGGGCTGCTGGCGCCCGGCGCCGTGGGCGCCATTCCCATCGCCTCGCCCGGCACCGAGGGGCTGCCTGTGCTCGCCGCCAACGCGGGCGCCATCGTGGCGACCTATCAGGGCAGCTCGGCCAACTACAACAACGACCTGTATTTGTTCACTGACGACGGGGTCGACGATAACGATGTATTTATGTTCGGCAACCGGGGCACGCCGGTCGGCCACATCTTCAATCTCGGCCGCTTCGTGCCTGGCCGCGAACTGATGTTCCGCCTGCATGTGAACACGACGGGGCGCGATTTCTTTAGCGGCGGCGCCAGCCGCAATCCGGACCGGCACTCCCACGCGCGGGTGCAGCAGGATTGGACGCCGGGAAGCGCGCTGGTCAGTTTTGAAGATTTGCGTGGCGGCCCCTACCAGTTCAACGATCTGAGTTTTTCGTTGAGCAATGCGGCGACCACGGTTCCTACCATCCCGGTCCCGGTGCCGGTGCCGGCGCCGGCCTCGCTCGGCCTGATCGGTATCGGCATCGCCGGCCTGCTGGCTGCGCGGCGCCGCTTGATGCGCGCGAGCAAACCGCTGGGGAACCTTGCTGGGGGCATCGCTGTCCAACAAATCATCACTTCAGTGGAGACTTGCCATGTCCAGCACTCATGA
- the dgoD gene encoding galactonate dehydratase has protein sequence MKIIKLTTYRVPPRWMLLKIETDEGIVGWGEPVIEGRARTVEAAVHEMTPFLIGQDPGRINDLWQAMYRGGFYRGGAILMSAIAGIDQALWDMKGKLLGVPVYDLLGGRVRDKMKMYSWVGGDRPLDVIAGIRKLREVGIDTFKMNGTEEMRMLDSARAVDQAVGRIAEIREAFGNDIEFGIDFHGRVAAPMAKVLLRALEPYRPLFVEEPVLAEQAEYYPRLAESTSIPLAAGERMYSRFEFKRVLEQGGLAILQPDLSHAGGITECVKIAAMAEAYDVAVAPHCPLGPVALAACLHLDFVSHNAVLQEQSMGIHYNQGAELLDYVKNKDDFRMEGGYIAALTKPGLGVEVDEERVIEASKNAPDWRNPLWRHEDGSVAEW, from the coding sequence ATGAAAATCATCAAACTGACGACGTACCGGGTTCCGCCGCGCTGGATGCTGTTGAAGATCGAGACCGACGAAGGCATCGTCGGCTGGGGCGAACCGGTGATCGAAGGCCGTGCGCGCACGGTCGAAGCGGCGGTCCACGAGATGACGCCATTCCTGATCGGCCAGGACCCGGGCCGCATCAACGACCTGTGGCAAGCCATGTACCGCGGCGGTTTCTACCGCGGCGGCGCGATCCTGATGAGTGCCATCGCCGGAATCGACCAGGCCTTGTGGGACATGAAGGGCAAGCTGCTGGGCGTGCCGGTCTACGACCTGCTGGGCGGCCGGGTACGCGACAAGATGAAGATGTACAGCTGGGTGGGCGGCGACCGTCCGCTTGATGTCATCGCCGGCATCCGCAAGCTGCGCGAAGTCGGCATCGACACCTTCAAGATGAACGGCACCGAAGAAATGCGTATGCTTGACAGCGCCCGCGCGGTCGACCAGGCGGTCGGGCGCATCGCCGAAATCCGCGAAGCCTTCGGCAACGACATCGAATTCGGCATCGACTTCCATGGCAGGGTGGCCGCGCCGATGGCCAAGGTGCTGCTGCGCGCCCTCGAACCGTACCGCCCCCTGTTTGTCGAAGAGCCGGTGCTGGCCGAGCAGGCGGAGTATTACCCGCGCCTGGCCGAATCGACCTCGATTCCGCTGGCGGCCGGTGAGCGCATGTACTCGCGCTTCGAATTCAAGCGCGTGCTCGAACAGGGCGGCCTGGCGATCCTGCAGCCCGACCTGTCGCACGCCGGCGGCATCACCGAATGCGTCAAGATCGCGGCCATGGCCGAAGCCTACGACGTCGCCGTGGCCCCGCATTGCCCGCTCGGCCCCGTGGCGCTGGCGGCCTGCCTGCACCTCGACTTCGTGTCGCACAACGCCGTGCTGCAGGAACAGAGCATGGGCATTCACTACAACCAGGGCGCCGAACTGCTCGACTACGTCAAGAACAAGGACGACTTCCGCATGGAAGGCGGCTACATCGCGGCGCTGACCAAGCCGGGCCTTGGTGTCGAGGTCGACGAAGAGCGCGTGATCGAGGCCAGCAAGAACGCGCCCGACTGGCGCAATCCGCTCTGGCGCCATGAGGATGGCAGCGTGGCCGAGTGGTAG